A section of the Drosophila subobscura isolate 14011-0131.10 chromosome A, UCBerk_Dsub_1.0, whole genome shotgun sequence genome encodes:
- the LOC117897071 gene encoding SET domain-containing protein SmydA-8, with translation MICPKRTSELLDLHLAPFKDKDPAWEVGVSRIAGRGLMATRSLKRGQIIFKDMPLLISLSGHEEDSLNTCSVCLTELPDTRFMCRMGCGLPVCSLCSKKKQHKDDCDLLKSWGPNEPEVANSVIIRLLCVARALNLNKDQRDLIYCLQANLDNNHRVEVRNAAKCFKNFPTDKKIFEIMNRTVAVLRTNGFDKTTDRTNDNQEFNYRALYPLFAVMNHDCIPNAYYTFEEKTNIMIVRAAVDIPEGFEITTTYTKLFTGNIARHLFLKMKKGFTCKCSRCSDPTEKGAYISGLYCRDTNCSGLVVPEITGLPHPNYNCLECKQKSTHAQMMKSQDFASGAINAKANSNSLRTLVQYLNEKSDNFIPSSNYVVIDAKLTVLQRLGQGREDCSEELAANTRLRYSRDVIQVMDQLGLGESLVRTQLQELLRREEERRAKRLAEDAEKQRKLAELQAKAAEADKLLAALEEAARAEEVAAAPAPAPAPAPAATETA, from the exons ATGATCTGCCCGAAGCGTACCTCGGAGCTGCTGGATCTGCATCTGGCACCGTTCAAGGACAAGGATCCGGCCTGGGAGGTGGGGGTGTCAAGGATAGCCGGTAGGGGACTGATGGCCACGCGCAGCCTCAAGCGCGGCCAAATCATTTTCAAAGACATGCCGCTGCTGATCAGCCTGTCCGGCCACGAGGAGGACTCCCTGAATACGTGCAGCGTGTGCCTGACGGAGCTGCCGGATACGCGTTTCATGTGCCGCATGGGCTGCGGCCTGCCCGTCTGCAGTCTCTGCTCCAAGAAGAAACAGCACAAGGACGACTGCGATCTGCTCAAGTCGTGGGGCCCCAATGAGCCCGAGGTGGCCAATTCGGTGATCATTCGGCTGCTGTGCGTGGCCCGGGCCCTCAATCTGAACAAGGACCAGCGCGACCTGATCTACTGTCTGCAGGCGAACCTGGATAACAATCATCGCGTGGAGGTGCGCAATGCGGCCAAGTGCTTCAAGAACTTCCCCACCGACAAGAAAATCTTCGAGATCATGAACCGCACCGTGGCCGTGCTGCGCACGAACGGATTCGACAAGACCACCGATCGCACCAACGACAATCAGGAGTTCAACTATCGCGCCCTCTATCCCCTCTTTGCTGTCATGAATCACGACTGCATTCCCAACGCATACTACACCTTCGAGGAGAAGACCAACATAATGATCGTGCGCGCCGCCGTCGACATACCCGAGGGCTTTGAGATCACCACAACCTACACGAAATTATTCACGGGCAACATTGCGCGACATTTGTTCCTCAAAATGAAGAAGGGCTTCACTTGCAAGTGCTCCCGCTGCTCCGATCCAACG GAGAAGGGCGCCTATATTTCGGGACTCTATTGCCGCGACACGAACTGCTCGGGACTGGTGGTGCCGGAGATCACAGGCTTGCCGCACCCCAACTACAATTGCTTGGAGTGCAAGCAGAAGTCCACGCATGCCCAGATGATGAAGTCGCAGGACTTTGCCAGCGGCGCCATCAATGCCAAGGCCAACTCGAACTCGCTGCGCACCTTGGTGCAGTACCTGAACGAGAAGAGCGACAACTTCATACCCAGCAGCAACTATGTGGTGATCGATGCCAAGCTGACGGTGCTGCAGCGCCTTGGCCAGGGCCGTGAGGACTGCAGCGAGGAGCTGGCGGCCAATACGCGCCTCCGCTACAGTCGCGACGTCATCCAGGTGATGGATCAGCTGGGCTTGGGCGAGTCCCTGGTGCGCacccagctgcaggagctgctgcggcggGAGGAGGAGCGACGGGCCAAGCGGCTGGCCGAGGATGCCGAGAAGCAGCGCAAGTTGGCCGAGCTCCAGGCGAAGGCAGCCGAGGCGGACAAGCTGCTGGCCGCCCTGGAAGAGGCTGCACGGGCCGAAGAGgtagcagctgctcctgctcctgctcctgcacccGCTCCCGCTGCCACTGAGACGGCTTAA